From one Armatimonadota bacterium genomic stretch:
- a CDS encoding YidC/Oxa1 family membrane protein insertase, with protein sequence MLRPIEDALAAVIHALTAWTGSVGLAVVLMTVLIRLVLHPLTRWSLNSMKRMQALMPQIEVLRRKYKDDPQQANLEIMKLYRSSGANPFTGCLPLFIQFPVLIALFRVLQRQELFAAQTFLGIPLDSRPSLSAIADNPVLLVIPVLMGVTTYLQQRLSITDPQQARMFVIMPILFAWFSLSFPVGLSLYWIVSTVVYIGEYLLVVGPPRRSASARAPARRAAKTAEKRS encoded by the coding sequence GTGCTGCGACCGATCGAAGACGCCCTTGCGGCCGTCATCCATGCCCTGACCGCCTGGACGGGCAGTGTGGGGCTGGCGGTCGTCCTCATGACCGTCCTGATCCGCCTGGTCCTCCACCCGCTGACCCGGTGGAGCCTGAACTCCATGAAGCGCATGCAGGCCCTCATGCCTCAGATCGAGGTCCTGCGCCGCAAGTACAAGGACGACCCCCAGCAGGCCAACCTCGAGATCATGAAGCTCTACCGGAGCAGCGGGGCCAACCCCTTTACCGGTTGCCTACCGCTGTTCATCCAATTTCCCGTCCTCATTGCGCTCTTCCGCGTCTTGCAGCGGCAGGAGCTGTTCGCCGCCCAGACCTTCCTGGGGATTCCGCTGGACTCCCGTCCGTCGCTCTCGGCCATTGCGGACAACCCCGTCCTGCTGGTCATCCCCGTGCTCATGGGCGTGACGACCTATCTCCAGCAACGCCTGAGCATCACCGACCCGCAGCAGGCCCGCATGTTCGTCATCATGCCGATCCTCTTCGCCTGGTTCAGCTTGAGCTTCCCCGTGGGCCTCTCGTTGTACTGGATCGTCTCGACGGTGGTGTACATTGGGGAATACCTCCTGGTGGTCGGTCCTCCTCGCCGTTCGGCTTCGGCCCGCGCCCCCGCCCGACGAGCTGCGAAGACGGCGGAGAAGCGGTCCTAG
- the jag gene encoding RNA-binding cell elongation regulator Jag/EloR: MKSPQHEMRTVEEVGRTVEEAVERAIAHLGVARDRVQVDVLDEGSRGVLGLGAREARVRVTVQPGADEVVTTILEGLLEHMGAEAAVQAQEEGGVLRVRVEGDQLGSLIGRRGQTLSALEHLLGVMAARRLGRLIRLELDVQGYRERRRAALEALARRTAERVVRQQREIALEPMEARERRIVHMALQDHPAVVTVSRGEGEWRRVVVLPREKAGPPEEVGEQEPLNARYRFGERTRRPEQGGSPQRSDRGRRTWPGNRERTAQGRRPRPPRPGATPGADRHGQGYGPRMGRAPVVPPWAAPSRGTEKEGPPGRRPEGLPADEELEAEIEALARRMGRSPEDDQSK; this comes from the coding sequence ATGAAGAGCCCCCAGCACGAAATGCGGACGGTTGAGGAGGTCGGCCGGACCGTCGAAGAAGCGGTCGAGCGGGCCATCGCCCACCTGGGTGTCGCCAGGGATCGCGTCCAGGTGGATGTGCTGGATGAAGGGAGCCGTGGCGTCCTCGGGCTCGGCGCGCGCGAGGCGCGCGTCCGGGTGACGGTGCAGCCCGGGGCGGACGAGGTCGTGACGACGATTCTGGAGGGGCTCCTGGAGCACATGGGGGCCGAGGCTGCCGTGCAGGCCCAGGAGGAAGGCGGGGTGCTGCGCGTGCGCGTGGAGGGGGACCAGCTGGGAAGCCTCATCGGCAGACGGGGGCAGACGCTCTCCGCGCTCGAGCACCTGCTGGGGGTTATGGCCGCACGGCGGCTGGGGCGGCTGATCCGGTTGGAGCTGGACGTCCAGGGGTACCGGGAGCGGCGCCGGGCGGCCCTGGAAGCCCTGGCCCGGCGGACGGCGGAGCGGGTCGTGCGACAGCAGCGGGAGATCGCCCTGGAGCCCATGGAGGCCCGGGAGCGACGGATCGTGCACATGGCGTTGCAGGACCATCCCGCGGTGGTGACCGTGAGCCGCGGCGAGGGGGAGTGGCGGCGGGTCGTCGTCCTTCCACGTGAAAAGGCGGGCCCGCCCGAGGAGGTGGGCGAGCAGGAACCCCTCAACGCCCGATATCGTTTCGGCGAGCGGACGCGACGCCCTGAGCAGGGAGGATCCCCACAGCGTTCTGACCGCGGGCGGAGGACGTGGCCGGGGAATCGAGAGCGGACAGCTCAGGGACGCAGGCCGAGGCCTCCCCGTCCAGGCGCGACTCCTGGGGCTGACCGACATGGGCAGGGATACGGTCCTCGCATGGGCCGCGCCCCCGTCGTCCCACCATGGGCCGCACCCTCCCGCGGCACGGAGAAGGAGGGCCCGCCGGGCCGCCGCCCGGAGGGGCTTCCCGCGGATGAGGAGTTGGAGGCAGAGATCGAAGCGCTGGCCCGAAGGATGGGACGGTCGCCCGA